From Pontibacter actiniarum, a single genomic window includes:
- a CDS encoding OsmC family protein — MEVNLTRVDQDFHFAATGASGVEINIDGSPEIGGHNAGARPMELLLMGLGGCSAIDIIQILKKKRQQIDSFKINVKAERTPGEVPSLFKEIHIHFILGGPLEEAKVQQAIQLSMDKYCSVAAILYKTATINYSFELVK; from the coding sequence ATGGAAGTTAATTTAACGCGAGTAGATCAAGATTTTCACTTTGCTGCAACAGGTGCATCTGGGGTAGAAATAAACATAGATGGTTCACCGGAAATTGGTGGTCACAATGCAGGTGCCCGTCCTATGGAGCTGCTTTTAATGGGCCTTGGCGGTTGCAGCGCCATCGACATCATCCAGATTCTGAAGAAGAAGCGCCAGCAGATAGATTCCTTTAAAATCAACGTAAAGGCGGAGCGTACTCCAGGTGAGGTGCCTTCGCTTTTCAAAGAGATCCACATACATTTCATACTTGGCGGACCATTGGAAGAAGCTAAAGTACAGCAGGCTATTCAACTATCAATGGACAAGTATTGCTCGGTGGCAGCCATACTTTACAAAACAGCTACTATCAACTACAGCTTTGAGCTGGTAAAGTAG
- a CDS encoding SDR family NAD(P)-dependent oxidoreductase, translating into MSYTYHLILPNRIQEQNMTHTYFKNKAVLITGGAQGIGLGMAQRFAEAGANVIIADQDKEAGEQAVQRLERQKLEVTFIACDVSQEQEVKALMQQVGERHQVLHALLNNAGIADPFVGPLQELDMAVFDRVLAVNLRGPLLCAKHALPLLQQAEHPAILNISSTRAFMSEPNTFPYSASKGGLEALTHALAVSLTQERVRVNAIAPGWIETGEWQKESEQYQPNHSKEDKEQHPVGRVGVPQDIAEAALFLCSDKAGFITGQSLTIDGGMTVKMIYK; encoded by the coding sequence ATGAGTTATACCTATCACCTTATACTTCCCAACCGCATACAAGAGCAGAACATGACCCACACGTACTTTAAAAACAAAGCCGTGCTCATTACCGGAGGAGCCCAGGGCATAGGCCTGGGTATGGCGCAGCGTTTCGCCGAGGCCGGAGCCAACGTTATCATCGCAGACCAGGACAAAGAGGCCGGAGAGCAGGCCGTGCAGCGCCTGGAGCGGCAGAAGCTGGAGGTAACGTTCATCGCCTGCGACGTAAGCCAGGAGCAGGAAGTGAAGGCCCTGATGCAGCAGGTGGGGGAGCGGCACCAGGTGCTGCACGCGCTCCTCAACAACGCTGGCATAGCCGATCCGTTCGTGGGGCCTTTGCAGGAGCTGGATATGGCCGTGTTCGACAGGGTGCTGGCCGTGAACCTGCGCGGCCCTTTGCTCTGTGCCAAGCATGCCCTGCCGCTGCTGCAGCAGGCGGAGCATCCGGCTATCCTGAACATTTCCAGCACGCGCGCCTTTATGTCGGAACCCAACACCTTCCCGTACTCAGCCTCCAAAGGTGGCCTGGAGGCGCTCACGCACGCTTTGGCGGTAAGCCTCACACAGGAGCGGGTGCGGGTAAACGCCATTGCCCCCGGCTGGATAGAAACCGGCGAGTGGCAGAAGGAAAGCGAACAGTATCAACCAAACCATTCCAAAGAGGACAAAGAGCAGCACCCGGTGGGGCGCGTGGGCGTGCCGCAGGATATTGCCGAGGCCGCCTTGTTCCTTTGCTCCGACAAGGCTGGCTTTATCACAGGGCAGAGCCTGACCATCGATGGCGGCATGACTGTGAAAATGATTTATAAGTAG
- a CDS encoding winged helix-turn-helix domain-containing protein, translated as MKDYLDNINKAFESRARLGIMSVLMVEDKADFNTLKETLQLTDGNLASHLRALEEAAYLRVEKQFVGRKPNTTYHATEAGREAFNSHLDALEQLILSNRKDS; from the coding sequence GTGAAAGATTACTTAGACAATATAAATAAGGCCTTTGAGAGCAGGGCGCGGCTAGGCATTATGTCGGTGCTGATGGTGGAGGACAAAGCCGACTTCAACACCCTGAAGGAAACGCTGCAGCTAACGGACGGCAACCTGGCCAGCCACTTGCGTGCCCTGGAGGAAGCAGCGTACCTGCGTGTAGAAAAGCAGTTCGTGGGCCGCAAGCCTAACACGACTTACCATGCTACCGAGGCTGGACGCGAGGCTTTTAACAGCCACTTAGATGCGCTGGAGCAGCTTATTTTGAGCAACAGGAAAGACAGCTGA
- a CDS encoding DsbA family protein, which produces MDNLPADISLLYVTNPMCAWCYGFTPVVRRLRALWQGRLHVQVLFGELQAHVKEPLQHEQKEQVALSWHRVQERTYLPFDYRFFIQRSFVFNTEPACRAMLCVRLLRPVLTLEVLRAMHSAFFVDNQDLKDPDVLVRLVRLFGIPENLFLTLFESEEIAQQLEDEFAFVDSIGASTYPSTYLNTSEGPQRLSAGYVSLNELEQRMLQLL; this is translated from the coding sequence ATGGATAACCTGCCTGCTGATATCTCGCTGCTGTACGTCACCAACCCCATGTGCGCGTGGTGTTATGGGTTTACACCGGTGGTGCGCCGTTTGCGGGCGCTTTGGCAGGGGCGGCTCCATGTGCAGGTGCTGTTCGGGGAGCTGCAGGCACACGTGAAAGAGCCTTTGCAGCACGAGCAGAAGGAGCAGGTAGCCCTCAGCTGGCACCGGGTACAGGAGCGCACGTACCTGCCCTTTGATTACCGCTTTTTTATACAGCGCAGCTTCGTATTTAACACAGAACCGGCTTGCCGGGCCATGCTGTGCGTGCGGCTGCTGCGCCCGGTGCTAACACTGGAGGTGCTGCGGGCCATGCACTCGGCCTTTTTCGTGGATAACCAGGACCTGAAGGACCCGGACGTGCTGGTGCGCCTGGTGCGGTTGTTTGGCATCCCCGAAAATCTTTTCCTTACCCTGTTTGAGTCGGAGGAGATTGCGCAGCAACTGGAGGATGAGTTCGCTTTTGTAGACAGCATTGGGGCCTCCACCTACCCCAGCACCTACCTCAACACCAGCGAGGGGCCGCAGCGCCTCTCCGCCGGCTACGTCAGCCTGAACGAGCTGGAGCAGCGCATGCTGCAGCTCCTGTAG
- the hpf gene encoding ribosome hibernation-promoting factor, HPF/YfiA family — translation MNYTENFEGIKLDVQAVDIDISDAIQQSVRDSISKIKRHAKKIDSVDVYFKEEASQSTNQKSVHMRVGVPGNDVFAQDSGDNWYELLKNVEEKLKRQLEKK, via the coding sequence ATGAACTATACAGAGAACTTTGAAGGCATAAAGCTAGACGTACAGGCCGTTGACATAGACATTTCCGACGCCATACAGCAGAGCGTGCGCGACTCGATTTCTAAAATAAAGCGCCACGCCAAAAAGATCGACTCGGTGGATGTGTACTTTAAAGAGGAAGCCAGCCAGTCTACCAATCAGAAAAGCGTGCACATGCGTGTCGGGGTGCCCGGTAACGATGTATTCGCACAGGACTCGGGCGACAACTGGTACGAGCTGCTGAAAAACGTGGAGGAGAAGCTTAAGCGCCAGCTGGAGAAAAAATAA
- the cysD gene encoding sulfate adenylyltransferase subunit CysD, whose product MTKRYLDYLDQLEAEAIHIMREVAGQFEKPALLFSGGKDSITLVRLAEKAFRPGKFPFPLVHIDTGHNFPEAIRYRDELAERLGEKLIVRNVEDTIKRKSLSEPKGRYASRNALQTHTLLETIEEFGFDACIGGARRDEEKARAKERIFSVRDEFGQWDPKRQRPELWNIYNGRITKGENVRVFPISNWTELDVWNYIKREGIELPNIYYTHERECLVRDGKLMAWSDFIYQEPDDVVVRKQVRFRTVGDMTCTAAVESIAHDIDGVIAEILESKISERGATRIDDKLSETAMEDRKKGGYF is encoded by the coding sequence ATGACAAAGAGATATCTGGATTACCTCGACCAGTTGGAGGCAGAAGCTATCCACATTATGCGCGAGGTAGCGGGGCAGTTTGAAAAGCCAGCCCTGCTCTTTTCGGGCGGCAAAGATTCTATCACACTGGTACGCCTGGCTGAGAAAGCCTTTAGACCGGGTAAATTCCCGTTCCCGCTGGTGCACATCGATACCGGCCATAACTTCCCAGAGGCTATTCGCTACCGCGATGAATTAGCAGAGCGCCTGGGCGAAAAGCTGATCGTGCGCAACGTGGAAGACACCATCAAACGCAAGAGTTTATCGGAACCTAAAGGTCGCTACGCCAGCCGCAATGCGCTGCAAACACATACCCTATTAGAAACTATCGAAGAGTTTGGCTTTGATGCCTGCATTGGTGGTGCCCGCCGCGACGAAGAAAAAGCCCGCGCCAAAGAGCGTATCTTCTCTGTTCGTGACGAGTTTGGCCAGTGGGACCCGAAACGTCAGCGCCCGGAGCTTTGGAACATCTACAACGGCCGCATCACAAAAGGTGAAAACGTACGCGTGTTCCCGATCTCAAACTGGACGGAGCTAGACGTGTGGAACTACATCAAACGTGAAGGTATTGAGCTGCCGAACATCTACTATACTCACGAGCGCGAGTGTCTGGTGCGTGATGGGAAGCTGATGGCATGGTCTGACTTTATTTATCAGGAGCCGGACGATGTGGTAGTGAGAAAGCAGGTACGTTTCCGCACGGTGGGCGATATGACCTGTACAGCTGCTGTAGAGTCAATCGCACATGATATAGACGGCGTAATCGCGGAGATTCTGGAGTCTAAAATAAGTGAGCGTGGCGCGACCCGTATCGATGATAAGCTGTCTGAAACAGCAATGGAAGACCGCAAAAAAGGAGGATACTTTTAA
- a CDS encoding trans-sulfuration enzyme family protein, with amino-acid sequence MEKETGAIRLQAERSHYREHSVPLYLTSSFVFEDAEQARAVFAEEEQGQVYSRYANPNVDELLQKMCYLEKAEDGFAFASGMGAIFGSLGALLQSGDHVLACRSLFGSTHQLLTNIFPKWGISYSYADASKPEEWENLITPATKLILIETPSNPGLELIDMEWLGELKRKRNLLLIVDNCFATPVLQNPTDFGADLVLHSATKYIDGQGRVLGGIAVGTKELIAQIRYFARHTGPAMSPFNAWVLSKSLETLQLRVEKHCENALKLAEALEGNPALEKVNYPFLPSFPQYELAKKQMRQGGGIVTLEVKGGYDAAKRFIDNLKMASISANLGDTRTIVTHPASTTHSKLKEEERAATGITPGLVRVSVGLESIEDIIEDVTQALEAV; translated from the coding sequence ATGGAAAAAGAAACCGGAGCGATTCGCCTCCAGGCGGAGCGGTCCCACTACCGAGAGCACTCTGTACCTTTATACTTAACTTCCAGCTTTGTTTTTGAGGATGCGGAGCAGGCCCGTGCAGTGTTTGCGGAGGAAGAGCAGGGGCAGGTGTACTCGCGCTACGCCAACCCTAATGTAGACGAACTGCTCCAGAAAATGTGCTACCTCGAGAAAGCAGAAGATGGCTTTGCCTTTGCCTCAGGCATGGGGGCTATTTTCGGCAGCTTAGGTGCGCTCTTGCAGTCCGGTGACCACGTGCTTGCCTGTCGCTCATTATTTGGGTCTACGCATCAACTGCTGACCAACATCTTTCCGAAGTGGGGGATATCGTATAGCTACGCCGATGCCAGCAAGCCAGAAGAGTGGGAGAACCTGATCACGCCTGCCACCAAGCTTATACTTATCGAAACGCCTTCTAACCCGGGGCTTGAGCTAATTGATATGGAGTGGCTGGGCGAGCTGAAGCGCAAGCGTAACCTGTTGCTTATAGTAGATAATTGCTTTGCCACACCTGTGCTGCAAAACCCCACAGATTTTGGCGCTGACCTGGTGCTGCACTCTGCCACGAAGTATATTGATGGACAAGGGCGTGTGCTTGGAGGAATAGCAGTAGGTACAAAAGAGCTGATTGCGCAGATCCGATACTTTGCCCGCCATACTGGCCCGGCTATGTCGCCGTTCAATGCCTGGGTGCTGTCTAAAAGCCTTGAAACGCTGCAACTCCGGGTAGAGAAGCATTGTGAAAATGCCCTAAAACTGGCAGAAGCTTTAGAAGGCAACCCAGCGCTGGAAAAGGTGAATTATCCGTTTCTGCCATCTTTCCCGCAGTATGAGCTGGCCAAAAAACAAATGCGCCAGGGTGGGGGAATTGTAACCTTAGAAGTGAAAGGAGGCTACGATGCTGCCAAGCGTTTTATTGATAACCTGAAGATGGCCAGTATAAGCGCTAACCTCGGAGACACCAGAACGATTGTGACACACCCAGCCTCAACCACACACTCCAAACTGAAAGAAGAAGAACGTGCAGCCACAGGTATCACCCCTGGCTTGGTACGTGTATCTGTTGGCCTGGAAAGTATAGAGGATATTATCGAAGACGTTACACAAGCATTGGAAGCAGTTTAG
- a CDS encoding DUF4153 domain-containing protein — translation MKEEILIHLNDPGQLEKLYRSNKAPFKRAFSMVYPELKGNTLADCWNERLQYESDEINWGSTTELLLVVAAALTAGFIAKIPALFHVSEAFFYPRNAGFIFLPLLAAYFAWKNNLPPQRIAVLGGVMLLSLIYINALPASTESDTLLLACIHLLLLLWVLLGAAYAGQDLNSYDKRLDYLRYNGDLLVMTTLILIAGGIMTGLTIGLFSLIGFQIEELYFQYVGIFGLAGAPIVGTYLTQTNPQLVNKVSPVIARIFGPLVLAMLVVYLGAIVYSGKDPYNDREFLLLFNLLLIGVMAIVFFSVAENSRAARNTTAAWVLLLLSVVTILVNSIALSAILFRIAEWGFTPNRLAVLGGNILILANLLLVTFGLYRSVTRKADTAAVGRAIAAYAPVYGAWVVVVVFLFPLLFGFR, via the coding sequence ATGAAAGAAGAGATCTTAATCCACCTCAACGACCCCGGGCAGCTCGAAAAGTTGTACAGAAGCAACAAAGCCCCCTTTAAGCGAGCCTTCAGTATGGTGTACCCGGAGCTGAAAGGCAACACCCTTGCCGATTGCTGGAACGAAAGGCTACAGTACGAATCAGACGAGATTAACTGGGGCTCCACCACAGAACTGTTGCTGGTTGTGGCTGCGGCTTTAACGGCAGGCTTTATCGCTAAAATACCGGCCCTGTTCCATGTCAGCGAAGCGTTCTTTTACCCTAGAAACGCAGGCTTTATCTTTCTTCCGCTCCTGGCGGCCTACTTTGCCTGGAAGAATAACCTGCCACCCCAGCGCATTGCCGTGCTCGGCGGAGTGATGTTGCTTTCGCTGATCTACATAAACGCCCTTCCTGCATCCACCGAGAGCGATACACTGCTGCTGGCGTGCATCCACCTGCTCCTGTTGCTGTGGGTGCTTTTAGGCGCTGCCTATGCAGGCCAAGACCTCAACAGCTACGACAAACGGCTCGACTACTTGCGGTACAACGGCGATCTGCTGGTCATGACGACGCTTATTCTGATTGCCGGAGGAATAATGACAGGGCTCACGATCGGGCTATTCTCGCTGATCGGTTTTCAGATTGAGGAGCTATACTTTCAGTACGTCGGCATTTTCGGGCTGGCCGGGGCCCCTATCGTGGGCACTTACCTGACGCAGACCAACCCGCAGCTGGTAAACAAGGTCTCCCCTGTTATTGCCAGGATCTTTGGGCCGCTAGTGCTGGCCATGCTTGTGGTTTACCTGGGCGCCATCGTGTACTCCGGCAAAGACCCCTACAACGACCGCGAGTTCCTGCTCCTCTTTAACTTGCTGCTGATCGGGGTAATGGCTATTGTTTTCTTTTCGGTGGCAGAAAACTCCAGGGCAGCGCGCAACACCACGGCGGCCTGGGTGCTTTTGCTTTTGTCAGTAGTAACCATACTTGTAAACAGCATCGCGCTGTCTGCCATCCTGTTCCGGATAGCGGAGTGGGGCTTTACGCCCAACAGGCTGGCTGTGTTGGGAGGCAACATCCTGATCCTGGCAAACCTGCTGCTGGTAACCTTTGGCCTCTACAGAAGCGTGACCAGAAAGGCTGACACAGCTGCTGTAGGAAGGGCTATTGCTGCGTACGCTCCCGTTTACGGTGCCTGGGTAGTCGTTGTGGTGTTTCTCTTCCCGCTGCTGTTCGGCTTTAGGTAA
- a CDS encoding DUF1801 domain-containing protein — translation MRSRTTTNQVDEYVEKLSPEKQLLAQEVRRIINGSVAHLEECVRWDCACYFFYGPICYFASSRSGIHFGFFRGKELSDPHRRLVSRNGQYPHIKVRSLEDIDEAYFADLVREAVQLNQN, via the coding sequence ATGAGAAGCAGAACAACAACAAACCAAGTAGACGAGTATGTCGAAAAACTATCTCCTGAGAAGCAACTGCTGGCACAGGAGGTTCGCAGAATCATCAACGGCTCCGTGGCCCACCTGGAGGAGTGCGTGCGCTGGGACTGTGCCTGTTATTTCTTCTACGGCCCAATATGCTATTTCGCGTCTTCGCGCAGCGGCATCCACTTCGGTTTTTTCCGTGGCAAAGAGCTTTCTGACCCGCACCGCCGCCTGGTAAGCCGCAATGGCCAGTACCCGCACATCAAAGTCCGCTCTTTAGAAGACATCGACGAAGCTTATTTTGCTGATCTGGTACGCGAGGCGGTACAGCTGAACCAGAACTAA
- a CDS encoding phosphoadenylyl-sulfate reductase — protein MDLSQELLAKLDSLRASLTGLSAEEGLQRLAQEFNGNIAFSSSLGIEDQVITHFIFENNLPIRVFTLDTGRLFNESYTLLHKTNNHYGKKIEVYFPKHEAVEQLVNEKGPMSFYNSIDDRKQCCYIRKVEPLNRALQGVNIWVTGIRADQSGARQDLQLLEWDEGHQLIKYNPLLDWSLEDVKAAVKTLNIPYNPLHDKGFVSIGCAPCTRAIAEGEDFRAGRWWWEDNSKKECGLHAR, from the coding sequence ATGGATTTATCACAAGAATTGCTGGCGAAGCTGGACAGCCTGCGCGCCTCCCTTACCGGACTTTCGGCTGAGGAGGGATTGCAGCGTCTGGCACAGGAATTCAATGGCAATATTGCCTTTTCCTCCAGCCTTGGTATAGAAGACCAAGTCATTACGCATTTCATTTTCGAGAATAACCTGCCGATACGTGTGTTCACGCTGGATACAGGTCGCCTCTTTAACGAGAGCTATACCCTGCTGCACAAAACCAACAACCACTACGGCAAAAAGATAGAAGTATACTTCCCGAAGCATGAGGCGGTAGAGCAGTTGGTAAACGAAAAAGGCCCTATGAGCTTCTACAACTCCATCGACGACAGAAAACAGTGCTGCTACATCCGTAAGGTGGAGCCACTGAACCGCGCCCTGCAAGGAGTGAACATCTGGGTGACGGGTATTCGTGCCGATCAATCAGGTGCACGCCAGGACCTGCAGCTGCTGGAATGGGACGAAGGCCACCAACTGATTAAGTATAACCCATTGCTGGACTGGTCGCTGGAGGATGTAAAGGCTGCTGTAAAAACGCTAAACATCCCATACAACCCGCTGCACGACAAAGGCTTTGTAAGCATAGGCTGCGCCCCTTGTACCCGTGCCATCGCTGAAGGTGAAGACTTTAGAGCCGGCCGCTGGTGGTGGGAAGACAACTCCAAAAAAGAATGCGGCTTGCACGCACGATAG
- a CDS encoding TSUP family transporter, which produces MDNLQDDNITLSPAAPVAVEAANPLFPVFLKLEELHTLVVGGGAVGLEKLSAILANSPKAQVRLVAPEIHVDIWALVAKHPQVELVVREFQENDLADKDIVLIATDDHVLNKAIRDLAKSRKILTNVADTPQQCDFYLGSVVQKGSLKFGISTNGKSPTVAKRVKEVLHEAFPEEIDQVLGKMGKIRAQLNGDFAEKVKQLNTLTEGLVRPVPKKKARFSLTSVLVTLFAAIALMITGHLLFTYIPLQSIGNAAMDVAGQIDSDILVFILAGFVAQLIDGALGMAYGVSATTFLLSFGVSPVAASASVHASEIFTSGVSGWMHLKFGNVNSKLFKNIVLPGVLGAILGAYLLFSFEEYLFIIKPIVALYTLVLGILILRKVLRKKVKKQPVKRLGFLATAGGFLDAIGGGGWGPIVSSTLIAKGRNPMYTIGSVNLAEFFVSIASSATFVAFAGISHWQVILGLILGGSISAPIGARLARKLPVKTMMIIVGIVVIIVSLRLIVMALPF; this is translated from the coding sequence ATGGATAATCTCCAGGACGATAATATTACCCTTTCTCCCGCGGCACCAGTGGCAGTAGAAGCTGCCAACCCTTTGTTCCCTGTTTTCCTGAAGCTGGAGGAACTGCATACGCTGGTAGTTGGCGGTGGGGCAGTGGGTTTGGAAAAACTCTCAGCTATACTTGCCAACAGCCCTAAGGCGCAGGTACGATTGGTTGCGCCAGAGATTCATGTTGATATTTGGGCCTTGGTGGCAAAGCACCCGCAGGTAGAGCTGGTGGTGCGCGAGTTTCAGGAAAATGACTTGGCAGATAAGGACATTGTGCTGATTGCCACAGATGATCATGTGCTGAACAAGGCCATTCGTGATCTGGCAAAGTCAAGGAAAATCTTGACGAATGTGGCTGATACGCCGCAGCAGTGCGATTTCTACCTCGGCTCCGTGGTGCAAAAGGGGAGCCTGAAGTTCGGCATCTCTACTAACGGTAAATCTCCGACAGTGGCCAAAAGAGTAAAAGAGGTGCTGCATGAGGCTTTCCCGGAGGAAATAGACCAAGTACTCGGTAAAATGGGTAAGATCAGGGCGCAACTTAACGGTGACTTTGCGGAAAAGGTAAAGCAACTAAATACACTCACAGAGGGGCTGGTAAGGCCGGTGCCAAAGAAAAAGGCTAGGTTCAGCCTGACTTCTGTGCTGGTAACGCTTTTCGCAGCCATTGCCCTGATGATAACAGGGCACCTGCTTTTTACTTACATTCCGCTGCAAAGCATTGGTAATGCAGCCATGGATGTAGCAGGGCAGATAGACTCAGACATACTTGTGTTTATACTGGCCGGTTTTGTAGCGCAGCTTATAGATGGCGCACTAGGTATGGCTTATGGCGTAAGTGCCACTACTTTCCTGCTGAGTTTTGGCGTGAGCCCGGTGGCGGCAAGTGCCAGCGTACATGCCTCCGAGATTTTTACTTCGGGCGTGTCTGGCTGGATGCACCTGAAGTTTGGGAATGTAAACAGTAAGCTCTTCAAAAACATCGTTTTACCGGGTGTGCTGGGCGCTATACTTGGTGCTTACCTGCTGTTCAGTTTTGAAGAGTACCTGTTTATTATCAAGCCAATTGTGGCACTTTATACTTTAGTGCTAGGTATCCTGATTCTGAGAAAGGTGCTGCGCAAAAAGGTAAAGAAACAGCCTGTAAAGCGCTTAGGATTCTTGGCTACAGCAGGTGGCTTCCTGGATGCCATTGGCGGTGGTGGCTGGGGACCGATTGTGTCGTCTACGCTTATTGCCAAAGGCCGAAACCCGATGTATACTATTGGCTCTGTTAACTTAGCGGAGTTCTTTGTGTCTATTGCCAGCTCGGCCACTTTTGTAGCATTTGCAGGCATTTCGCACTGGCAGGTTATACTTGGCCTTATACTGGGGGGCTCTATTTCTGCTCCTATTGGGGCGAGGCTTGCGCGTAAACTTCCGGTTAAAACCATGATGATCATTGTAGGTATTGTGGTGATAATCGTCAGTTTAAGACTGATCGTGATGGCGCTACCGTTTTAA
- a CDS encoding sulfate adenylyltransferase subunit 1, giving the protein MDILRFITAGSVDDGKSTLIGRLLYDTKQIFADQLEAIESSGRLNEDGQVDLSLLTDGLKAEREQGITIDVAYKYFSTEKRKFIIADAPGHIQYTRNMVTGASNSNLSIILVDARKGVQEQTRRHSIISSLLGIPHLVICINKMDLVGYDEQVYNQIIADYKQFAKKLNAKDITFIPVSALKGDNIVEGSELTMPWYQGPSLLEHLEQVPVSQDFNLDDSRFPVQYVIRPLTAEHHDYRGYAGKVISGTYKAGDKVTVQPSGQTTTVKSVELGGKVLEEAFAPMSVVLQLEDEVDISRGDIIVKAAENLEVAQEFEATVCWMHNKALKPGAKLLLRHNSTETRCVVRNIDYKIDINTLDHLEDVDQIQLNDICRVQIKTASPLLLDKYEDNRSNGGFILVDETSFATVGAGMVSEIEF; this is encoded by the coding sequence ATGGATATACTAAGATTTATTACCGCAGGCAGCGTAGACGATGGAAAGAGCACCCTGATAGGTCGCCTGCTGTACGATACAAAACAGATTTTTGCCGACCAACTGGAAGCCATCGAAAGCTCTGGCCGCCTGAACGAAGACGGGCAGGTTGACCTTTCCTTGTTAACGGATGGTCTGAAGGCAGAGCGCGAGCAGGGCATCACCATTGATGTAGCTTATAAGTACTTCTCTACCGAAAAGCGTAAGTTTATCATTGCCGATGCGCCGGGTCACATTCAGTATACCCGCAACATGGTTACAGGTGCATCCAACTCAAACTTGTCTATCATACTTGTAGATGCCCGCAAAGGAGTACAGGAGCAGACGCGTCGCCATTCTATTATCTCTTCCCTGCTAGGTATTCCGCATTTGGTTATCTGCATCAATAAGATGGACTTGGTAGGTTATGACGAGCAGGTGTATAATCAGATTATAGCTGATTATAAGCAGTTTGCCAAGAAGCTGAACGCCAAAGACATCACCTTTATACCTGTTAGCGCCCTGAAAGGCGATAACATTGTAGAGGGTTCTGAGCTGACTATGCCGTGGTATCAGGGGCCAAGTCTGCTGGAGCACCTGGAGCAGGTGCCAGTTTCACAGGATTTCAACTTAGATGACTCCCGTTTCCCGGTACAATACGTTATTCGCCCACTCACGGCAGAGCATCACGACTACCGTGGCTATGCTGGTAAAGTGATAAGCGGTACTTATAAGGCTGGCGATAAAGTAACGGTGCAGCCTTCAGGCCAGACAACTACCGTTAAGTCTGTAGAGTTAGGTGGCAAAGTGCTGGAAGAGGCGTTTGCCCCTATGTCTGTTGTTCTTCAGCTTGAGGATGAAGTAGATATTAGCCGTGGTGACATCATAGTTAAAGCAGCTGAAAACCTGGAGGTAGCGCAGGAGTTTGAGGCCACCGTATGCTGGATGCACAACAAAGCCCTGAAACCAGGTGCTAAACTGTTGCTCCGCCACAACTCCACCGAAACCCGCTGCGTGGTACGCAACATCGACTACAAAATTGACATCAACACCCTGGACCACCTGGAGGATGTAGACCAGATACAGCTGAATGATATTTGCCGTGTGCAGATTAAAACAGCCTCTCCGCTCCTGCTCGATAAATATGAGGATAACCGTTCAAACGGTGGTTTTATATTGGTTGACGAAACTTCGTTTGCCACTGTAGGTGCCGGTATGGTTTCTGAGATAGAGTTCTAG